The following are encoded in a window of Nakamurella sp. A5-74 genomic DNA:
- a CDS encoding TauD/TfdA family dioxygenase, translated as MSASSAGGDTVEALRVGAIGGWLEREDARDEVFAALDGAGALLLRGDAPLGAEGVARACDLLGLSALPTADDFAPREELGNGVLGAPHWPGDREMCPHHERGHSVTAPSIMLLSALQVAPTGGQTVLADTQDVLRRIPDGVRETLTETGWLSVRTYRPFFGVNWPQMFGTDDPVAVEDLLAELGWEAEWRRDGALRTAGRRPAVLRHPRTGQESWWGQLTFFNQWALDEAERELLISSFGVDALPFNTSRGDGTPLTQAEFEAVLAAYEPSSRTVEWTPSDLLIVDNIRTAHGRRPHAGTRTMAVAPCETFSVRAADPRSLSAPGGHIG; from the coding sequence GTGAGCGCCTCATCGGCAGGCGGCGACACCGTTGAAGCGCTCCGGGTCGGCGCCATCGGCGGCTGGCTGGAGCGGGAGGATGCCCGAGACGAGGTCTTCGCCGCGCTCGACGGTGCGGGAGCGCTGCTGCTGCGCGGTGACGCACCGCTGGGCGCCGAGGGGGTGGCGAGAGCCTGCGATCTGTTGGGACTGAGCGCACTGCCGACCGCTGACGACTTCGCCCCGCGGGAGGAGCTGGGCAACGGAGTGCTCGGCGCGCCGCACTGGCCGGGCGACCGGGAGATGTGCCCGCACCACGAACGCGGGCACAGCGTCACCGCACCGTCGATCATGCTCCTCTCGGCACTGCAGGTCGCACCGACAGGTGGGCAGACGGTGCTCGCGGACACCCAGGATGTGTTGCGGCGCATCCCGGACGGGGTGCGGGAGACGCTCACCGAGACCGGGTGGTTGTCGGTGCGTACCTACCGGCCGTTCTTCGGGGTCAACTGGCCGCAGATGTTCGGCACCGATGATCCGGTCGCGGTGGAGGACCTGCTCGCCGAGCTCGGCTGGGAGGCCGAGTGGAGGCGGGACGGTGCGCTCCGGACCGCCGGCCGCCGACCCGCCGTGCTGCGCCATCCGCGAACCGGGCAGGAATCGTGGTGGGGGCAGCTGACCTTCTTCAACCAGTGGGCGCTGGACGAGGCGGAACGGGAACTGCTGATCTCCTCGTTCGGCGTGGATGCATTGCCGTTCAACACGTCCCGGGGTGACGGCACACCCCTGACGCAGGCGGAGTTCGAGGCGGTGTTGGCGGCGTACGAGCCGTCGTCCCGCACGGTGGAGTGGACGCCCAGCGATCTGCTGATCGTCGACAACATCCGTACCGCCCACGGGCGTCGACCGCACGCCGGCACCCGCACGATGGCGGTGGCTCCGTGCGAGACGTTCTCGGTCCGCGCGGCCGATCCACGGTCGTTGTCCGCTCCCGGTGGACACATCGGCTGA
- a CDS encoding pyridoxal-phosphate dependent enzyme, with protein sequence MVFDSVVAAVGHTPIVRLDLPGPAIAYAKLELQNLFAMKDRVAREVITSALASGVLRPGDPIIESSSGTMALGLALVGRSLGHAVHIVTDPRIDQVTHGKLLALGCSVHVVTAMSGAGWQSARLELLARLLDDLPGAFWPQQYANPDNPGAYRSLAAEVIDDLGTVDVLVGAVGSGGSLCGTARALRAVLPDLHVVAVDCVGSMIFGQPDQPQRKQSGLGNSMQAPNVDYAVIDEVHWLSDDEAFAATRRLAAHQQLFAGNSSGSVYQVLEHLAATRPAGTRILGIFPDRGDRYVPSVHPAQRTSQESAPLRVGPASPQEVDYGTAVAGWSRALLPRERPFLAFVESNTTGTGMTALTTTHRLGVQPLLVTADPGRYTGLQHSRAVVVVADTADPQAVLTALRASGRTVAGVSTTSEYFLPVAAAVAGELDLAGGQVDAVRRCRDKVAVRNFLAHAGIEQPRWAVLDGGPLRTVGRAAIEDAVSAVGLPCVVKPTQDSGSTHVRLCADADQVAAQVALIQAVSHNARGLLTPSTVLVEEYLVGPEFSVETLGSGDRLDVLGVTAKTVSAPPHFVETGHLFPAPVDDDTRSRIVEYATRIIRALGITGGAAHLELRLTTDGPRLVEVNGRAAGGMIPDLVRLATGVDLIEQQLRVVASLPVDASPTRDRSAGIAFLLAQQDGVLTGIDGIGGAEGALAVPGVDRVTVTAAVGSAVRTPTNFADRLGFVIALGADADEVTDTLHEAVRRITVRVAARPTAEAGPAPALTDEQPTHHTGVPVAGA encoded by the coding sequence ATGGTGTTCGACAGCGTGGTGGCCGCGGTCGGCCACACTCCGATCGTGCGGCTGGATCTTCCCGGTCCGGCGATCGCCTACGCGAAGCTGGAGCTGCAGAACCTGTTCGCGATGAAGGACAGGGTGGCCCGTGAGGTGATCACCTCTGCCCTGGCCAGCGGCGTCCTGCGGCCGGGCGACCCCATCATCGAGAGCTCCTCGGGAACGATGGCGCTCGGTCTCGCGCTCGTCGGTCGCAGCCTCGGACATGCCGTGCACATCGTCACCGACCCGCGGATCGACCAGGTCACCCACGGCAAGCTGCTGGCACTCGGCTGCTCGGTCCACGTGGTGACGGCGATGTCCGGGGCGGGCTGGCAGAGCGCCCGGCTGGAGCTGCTCGCCCGGCTGCTCGACGACCTGCCGGGGGCATTCTGGCCGCAGCAGTACGCCAACCCGGACAACCCGGGGGCCTACCGCTCGCTCGCCGCCGAGGTGATCGACGATCTCGGGACCGTCGACGTGCTGGTCGGCGCGGTCGGCAGCGGCGGATCGCTGTGCGGTACCGCCCGCGCGCTGCGCGCCGTGCTGCCCGACCTGCACGTGGTGGCCGTCGATTGCGTCGGCAGCATGATCTTCGGCCAGCCGGACCAGCCGCAGCGCAAGCAGAGCGGGCTCGGCAACAGCATGCAGGCCCCCAACGTCGACTACGCGGTGATCGACGAGGTGCACTGGCTCTCCGACGACGAGGCCTTCGCCGCCACCCGCCGGCTGGCCGCCCACCAACAACTGTTCGCCGGCAACTCCTCCGGCTCGGTGTACCAGGTGCTCGAGCACCTGGCGGCCACCCGGCCTGCCGGGACCAGGATCCTCGGGATCTTCCCCGACCGGGGCGACCGGTACGTGCCCTCGGTCCATCCGGCGCAGAGAACGTCGCAGGAGTCGGCCCCGCTGCGAGTCGGACCTGCCTCGCCGCAGGAGGTCGACTACGGGACGGCGGTCGCGGGCTGGTCGCGGGCGTTGCTGCCCCGGGAGCGGCCGTTCCTGGCGTTCGTCGAGTCCAACACGACCGGTACCGGCATGACGGCGCTCACGACCACCCACCGCCTGGGTGTGCAGCCCCTGTTGGTGACCGCCGACCCCGGCCGGTACACCGGTCTGCAGCACAGCAGGGCGGTCGTCGTCGTGGCCGACACCGCCGACCCGCAGGCCGTCCTCACAGCGCTCCGCGCATCGGGCCGGACAGTTGCGGGGGTCAGCACGACCAGCGAGTACTTCCTCCCGGTGGCCGCCGCGGTCGCCGGGGAGCTCGACCTGGCCGGCGGTCAGGTCGACGCTGTCCGGCGCTGTCGCGACAAGGTCGCGGTGCGGAACTTCCTGGCACACGCGGGGATCGAGCAACCGCGCTGGGCGGTCCTCGACGGCGGACCGCTGCGCACCGTCGGTCGGGCGGCGATCGAGGATGCCGTCAGCGCCGTCGGCCTGCCGTGCGTGGTCAAACCGACGCAGGACTCCGGATCCACCCATGTCCGGCTGTGCGCCGATGCCGACCAGGTGGCAGCGCAGGTCGCACTGATCCAGGCCGTCAGCCACAACGCCCGCGGCCTGCTGACACCGTCGACCGTGCTGGTCGAGGAGTACTTGGTCGGACCCGAGTTCTCCGTGGAGACCCTCGGCAGCGGCGATCGACTCGACGTGCTCGGGGTGACCGCCAAGACGGTGTCCGCGCCGCCGCACTTCGTCGAGACCGGGCATCTGTTCCCCGCGCCGGTGGACGACGACACCCGTTCCCGGATCGTCGAGTACGCCACCAGGATCATCAGGGCGCTCGGGATCACCGGTGGGGCAGCACATCTGGAGCTCAGATTGACGACGGACGGCCCGCGGCTGGTCGAGGTGAACGGCCGCGCGGCGGGCGGGATGATCCCCGACCTGGTGCGCCTCGCCACCGGCGTCGACCTGATCGAGCAGCAACTGCGCGTCGTCGCGAGCCTGCCCGTCGACGCCTCCCCCACCCGCGACCGCTCGGCCGGGATCGCCTTCCTGCTGGCGCAGCAGGACGGGGTCCTGACCGGGATCGACGGAATCGGTGGCGCCGAGGGAGCACTCGCCGTCCCGGGGGTGGACCGGGTGACCGTGACGGCCGCCGTCGGATCCGCGGTACGTACCCCGACGAACTTCGCCGACCGACTGGGGTTCGTCATCGCCCTGGGTGCCGACGCCGACGAGGTGACGGACACCCTCCACGAGGCGGTGCGGCGGATCACCGTCCGGGTCGCCGCCCGACCGACGGCCGAAGCCGGGCCGGCCCCCGCACTGACGGACGAACAACCCACCCACCACACCGGTGTCCCGGTCGCCGGCGCCTGA
- a CDS encoding GntG family PLP-dependent aldolase → MSRSPAPEETVLSTTSKSSRPAEPAAAPAFPGTTRSRIVELRSDTFTLPTERMRAVMGAAEVGNDDYGEDPTVTGLEETAAALLGKRAACLMPSGTMANLTAILVHCPRGSSLIAGIESDIHLYEGRGAATLGGVAYQAVPHATDGGFDADALAAVLPEDWDDPQFSRPSLLCLENPHNRAGGVITPPHRVGAAISFARTHGMAVHLDGARIFNAAVATGRSVADLAADCDSVQFCLSKGLGAPVGSMLAGSVEFITAARRWRKVLGGSMRQAGIVAAAGLLAITEMVDRLADDHRRAAWLGDTVAELPGISLVATPQTNVVLFALDGADRAPAVIAAAAERGVRLLDFGRGRIRATTHLDVTDDDIEIAAAVLQEVLR, encoded by the coding sequence GTGTCCCGGTCGCCGGCGCCTGAGGAGACAGTCCTGTCCACCACCAGCAAGTCCTCACGTCCTGCCGAACCCGCTGCGGCGCCGGCGTTTCCGGGCACGACCCGGTCCCGGATCGTCGAGCTGCGGTCGGACACCTTCACCCTTCCCACCGAGCGGATGCGCGCAGTGATGGGCGCCGCCGAGGTCGGCAACGACGACTACGGCGAGGATCCGACGGTCACCGGTCTCGAGGAGACGGCGGCAGCCCTGCTGGGCAAGCGGGCTGCCTGTCTGATGCCCAGCGGCACGATGGCCAACCTGACCGCGATCCTGGTGCACTGCCCGCGCGGCAGCTCTCTGATCGCCGGCATCGAGTCCGACATCCACCTCTACGAGGGGCGCGGCGCAGCCACCCTGGGAGGGGTTGCCTACCAGGCGGTCCCGCATGCAACGGACGGCGGCTTCGATGCCGACGCGCTTGCAGCGGTCCTCCCCGAGGACTGGGACGATCCGCAGTTCTCCCGGCCGTCACTGCTGTGTCTGGAGAACCCGCACAATCGCGCCGGCGGAGTGATCACCCCGCCGCACCGCGTCGGTGCGGCCATCAGCTTCGCCCGCACGCACGGGATGGCCGTCCACCTGGACGGGGCCAGGATCTTCAATGCCGCGGTCGCCACCGGCCGCAGTGTCGCCGACCTGGCCGCCGACTGCGACTCGGTGCAGTTCTGCCTGTCCAAGGGTCTCGGGGCGCCGGTCGGCTCGATGCTCGCGGGTTCCGTGGAGTTCATCACTGCGGCCCGTCGGTGGCGGAAGGTGTTGGGGGGCAGTATGCGTCAGGCTGGGATCGTGGCGGCGGCCGGCCTGCTGGCGATCACCGAGATGGTCGATCGCCTGGCCGACGACCATCGTCGCGCGGCGTGGCTCGGCGACACCGTGGCGGAGCTACCGGGGATCTCGCTGGTCGCGACCCCGCAGACGAACGTGGTGCTGTTCGCCCTGGACGGTGCCGACCGGGCACCGGCGGTGATCGCCGCGGCAGCCGAGCGGGGTGTCCGGCTGCTGGACTTCGGTCGGGGCCGGATCCGGGCGACCACTCATCTCGACGTCACCGACGACGACATCGAGATCGCGGCGGCCGTGCTGCAGGAAGTACTGCGGTGA
- a CDS encoding kinase, whose translation MTRGVITGRQGVDVRGATASAAGTFGELLQGVLPDGTDFLVTLPIALRSHATFRLGHGEELVIYPSHKRKAEAVARRMLDAAGHHGGGTLVIDSAIPTGKGLASSSADLVATVRAVGRCLGLAIDPASIENWIRGVEPTDGVMHEGIVAFDHCSVRLRHEISHIPPLAVVAIDEGGRLDTVSFNRMRKPYTADQRGEYAELLQHLTAALHRGDLARVGEISTRSAELAELANPKRTWPALRDAAARTGALGVVTTHSGTMHGLLLDAAAPDHALTLIAAREACAAICRGDDDPARTDPARSDPAARADVGPPTAISRRVTVFRTDTDPGSEA comes from the coding sequence ATGACCCGGGGGGTGATCACCGGTCGGCAGGGCGTCGACGTCCGCGGAGCGACCGCATCCGCGGCCGGCACCTTCGGCGAACTGTTGCAGGGGGTGCTGCCCGACGGGACGGACTTCCTGGTGACGCTTCCGATCGCCCTGCGTTCCCATGCCACCTTCCGGCTCGGACATGGCGAGGAGCTGGTGATCTACCCGTCCCACAAGCGGAAGGCAGAGGCCGTCGCGCGGCGGATGCTCGACGCCGCAGGCCATCACGGCGGAGGCACGCTGGTGATCGACTCGGCGATCCCGACCGGCAAGGGGCTGGCCAGTTCGTCCGCCGACCTGGTGGCGACCGTGCGCGCGGTCGGTCGATGTCTCGGTCTGGCCATCGATCCGGCGTCGATCGAGAACTGGATCCGCGGCGTGGAGCCGACCGACGGTGTGATGCACGAGGGGATCGTGGCGTTCGACCACTGCTCGGTCCGGCTGCGTCACGAGATCTCCCACATTCCACCGCTCGCCGTCGTCGCCATCGATGAGGGCGGCCGGCTCGACACGGTGTCGTTCAACCGGATGCGCAAGCCGTACACCGCGGACCAACGCGGCGAGTACGCCGAGCTGCTCCAGCACCTCACCGCCGCGCTGCACCGGGGCGACCTGGCGCGCGTCGGGGAGATCAGCACCCGCAGCGCCGAACTCGCCGAGTTGGCCAACCCCAAACGGACCTGGCCGGCGCTGCGCGACGCGGCTGCCCGTACCGGCGCACTGGGGGTCGTCACCACCCACAGCGGCACCATGCACGGGTTGTTGCTCGATGCTGCTGCCCCCGATCATGCACTCACCCTGATCGCCGCTCGAGAAGCGTGTGCAGCGATCTGTCGCGGCGACGACGACCCTGCTCGAACCGACCCTGCTCGAAGCGACCCTGCGGCACGAGCGGACGTCGGCCCGCCAACGGCGATCTCCCGACGCGTCACGGTCTTCCGCACCGACACCGATCCTGGGAGCGAAGCCTGA
- a CDS encoding amino acid adenylation domain-containing protein translates to MPTGLTGTTVVLPFVNGTGTCAAPAGTTAPFVVASAEIPSAAGALGIRLGTGSAAVAVAAHLRALGLLASENEVSVQIGGVLDGADPAPIDFGLSGNWAALIADTAAATGAGSTGSDRVLVRSEGIQLDVDGARLTVTMASSLRDPAGVTAHLEHIRTAIAAATEDPAATVSAVDLLTEDERGLNTRLGTGEIVEKLPHSLFDALEHRALRHPDRTAVVHRETAASYRTLLTAVHTVHRAVEAAGIRPGQVVAVALERSPLWIAVVLGIMRAGAVYLPLDPHDPAERRETLVRRSGARLVIDGPESLGLVASPDRIVVPRSPQDSAAAGPAVREPGPFDPAYVYFTSGSTGEPKGALCGHGGMDNHLWAKIRDFGLTDTDVVLQSAQTTFDISLWQFAAPLMVGASVLIADHAALLDVPTTLQLLAEHRVSIAQVVPSYLAILLDHLQAPNDVAALRTLRCLSVTGEAISLPIARRLFETLPGITLINAYGATEASDDTTHEIMDRAPDGPSVPVGRPNINVVVHVLDDHDRPVPPGSIGEITFSGIMVGLGYLNDPERTAAAFGPDPVIPGARLYRSGDYGRWLPTGTLQFHGRRDEQVKIAGIRLELGEIEFRLRSLAGVGEAAVITIASGDGKELAGFVTGSRPIDLAAADAQLRLSLPAAAVPTTLVQLEALPLNGNGKVDKKALTRIATEHLDRQSTERPGQHRVGESATPTARVLAAWAGALEIPAGALRRDSDFFALGGTSIRALRAVAAADRLFGIADLFSRPVLGDLLALVQERGRPSGTERGESRTKALGAVPALLLPLITPADPSAHLVFLPPAGASALLARQFAGAVAAAHPRVRVSALEHPGQSLPADAMLPTGADLVDAVATELGAAPAADGVLPIVLWGQGSGAATAIALARRPELRIDGVFLASQPARDRRGILRGNAVLAATADVQLAEQAADALDVDLGALSAQDGQRLARVYRHELMQSQLDLLDDGLGVADTGATALPVPLVLVRASDDGSAVATAADWPGATELTVTEGGPLFCRTRPELAAAVVAARLTAVARR, encoded by the coding sequence GTGCCCACCGGTCTCACCGGGACGACCGTCGTCCTCCCGTTCGTCAACGGCACCGGCACCTGCGCTGCCCCGGCGGGGACCACCGCACCGTTCGTCGTCGCGTCGGCGGAGATCCCCTCGGCGGCAGGCGCTCTCGGGATACGGCTCGGTACCGGGTCTGCTGCTGTCGCGGTCGCCGCCCATCTGCGCGCTCTCGGACTGCTCGCCTCGGAGAACGAGGTGTCCGTCCAGATCGGCGGCGTTCTCGACGGAGCAGACCCGGCACCGATCGACTTCGGACTCTCGGGCAACTGGGCAGCCCTGATCGCCGACACCGCGGCAGCGACCGGCGCCGGCAGCACGGGCAGCGACCGGGTCCTGGTGCGCAGCGAGGGTATCCAGCTCGACGTCGACGGAGCCCGGCTCACCGTGACGATGGCGTCGTCGCTGCGTGATCCGGCCGGGGTGACCGCACATCTGGAGCACATCCGGACCGCGATTGCCGCGGCCACCGAAGATCCGGCAGCGACGGTGTCGGCCGTCGACCTGCTCACCGAGGACGAACGTGGTCTGAACACCCGGCTGGGCACCGGCGAGATCGTGGAGAAGTTGCCGCACAGTCTTTTCGATGCCCTCGAGCACCGCGCGCTCAGGCACCCGGACCGGACGGCTGTCGTGCACCGCGAGACTGCCGCCAGTTACCGCACTCTGCTCACCGCGGTGCACACCGTGCACCGCGCGGTCGAGGCTGCCGGGATTCGTCCCGGACAGGTCGTCGCCGTGGCGCTGGAGCGCAGCCCGCTGTGGATCGCGGTGGTGCTGGGCATCATGCGGGCCGGCGCGGTGTACCTGCCGCTGGATCCGCACGACCCGGCCGAGCGGCGGGAGACCCTCGTCCGTCGTTCCGGTGCGCGCCTGGTCATCGACGGACCGGAGAGCCTCGGGCTGGTCGCGTCACCGGACCGGATCGTGGTCCCGCGCAGCCCGCAGGATTCCGCAGCAGCAGGGCCGGCTGTCCGTGAACCAGGTCCGTTCGATCCCGCCTACGTGTACTTCACCTCGGGTTCAACCGGCGAGCCCAAGGGTGCGCTGTGCGGGCACGGCGGGATGGACAACCACCTGTGGGCCAAGATCCGGGACTTCGGGCTCACCGACACCGACGTGGTCCTGCAGTCCGCACAGACCACCTTCGACATCTCGCTGTGGCAGTTCGCGGCGCCGCTGATGGTCGGGGCGAGCGTGTTGATCGCCGATCATGCTGCGCTGCTGGACGTTCCGACGACGCTGCAGCTCCTCGCCGAGCACCGGGTGTCGATCGCCCAGGTGGTTCCCAGCTACCTGGCAATCCTGCTGGACCACCTGCAGGCTCCGAACGATGTGGCAGCCCTGCGGACACTGCGTTGCCTCTCGGTGACCGGTGAGGCGATCAGCCTGCCGATCGCCCGTCGCCTGTTCGAGACGCTTCCCGGGATCACCTTGATCAACGCCTACGGCGCGACCGAGGCCTCAGACGACACCACCCACGAGATCATGGACCGCGCTCCCGACGGCCCGAGCGTGCCGGTGGGGCGCCCCAACATCAACGTCGTCGTCCACGTGCTCGACGACCACGACCGCCCGGTACCGCCCGGATCGATCGGCGAGATCACCTTCTCCGGGATCATGGTCGGACTCGGGTACCTGAACGACCCGGAGCGGACCGCCGCCGCCTTCGGCCCCGACCCCGTGATCCCCGGCGCGCGCCTGTACCGCTCCGGTGACTACGGCCGGTGGTTGCCCACCGGCACGCTGCAGTTCCACGGACGCCGCGACGAGCAGGTGAAGATCGCCGGGATCCGACTGGAGCTCGGCGAGATCGAGTTCCGGCTGCGCTCGCTCGCCGGTGTCGGCGAGGCCGCGGTGATCACCATCGCGTCCGGGGACGGCAAGGAACTGGCCGGCTTCGTCACCGGCAGCAGGCCGATCGATCTGGCCGCCGCCGACGCGCAGCTGCGACTCTCGCTGCCGGCGGCCGCCGTTCCGACCACACTGGTGCAGCTGGAGGCATTGCCGCTCAACGGGAACGGCAAGGTCGACAAGAAGGCCCTGACCCGGATTGCCACCGAGCATCTCGACCGGCAGAGCACCGAGCGTCCCGGGCAGCACCGGGTCGGCGAGTCGGCTACGCCGACAGCGCGGGTCCTGGCTGCCTGGGCCGGTGCGCTGGAGATCCCGGCAGGGGCCCTCCGCCGGGACAGCGACTTCTTCGCGCTCGGCGGGACGTCGATCCGCGCCTTGCGTGCCGTTGCTGCGGCGGATCGCCTGTTCGGCATCGCCGACCTGTTCTCCCGACCGGTGCTCGGCGACCTGCTGGCGCTGGTGCAGGAGCGAGGCAGGCCGAGTGGCACCGAGCGCGGGGAATCGCGGACGAAGGCACTCGGCGCAGTCCCGGCGCTGCTGCTGCCACTCATCACTCCCGCGGACCCGTCGGCACACCTGGTGTTCCTGCCACCGGCCGGCGCGAGTGCACTCCTCGCGCGGCAGTTCGCCGGTGCCGTCGCGGCAGCGCACCCACGGGTGCGGGTGTCGGCGCTGGAGCATCCTGGCCAGAGCCTGCCCGCGGACGCCATGCTGCCCACCGGAGCCGACCTCGTCGACGCGGTCGCCACCGAACTCGGGGCGGCTCCCGCGGCCGACGGTGTGCTACCGATCGTGCTGTGGGGTCAGGGAAGTGGGGCAGCCACGGCAATCGCTCTGGCGCGTCGCCCGGAACTCCGGATCGACGGGGTGTTCCTTGCTTCGCAACCGGCCAGGGATCGGCGCGGCATCCTCCGCGGCAACGCGGTGCTCGCCGCAACTGCCGATGTCCAGCTCGCGGAGCAGGCCGCCGACGCGCTGGACGTCGATCTCGGTGCCCTCTCGGCGCAGGACGGGCAGCGGTTGGCGCGGGTCTACCGGCACGAGCTGATGCAGTCCCAGCTCGACCTGCTCGACGACGGACTCGGCGTGGCCGACACCGGCGCCACCGCGCTGCCGGTACCGCTCGTGCTCGTCCGGGCGTCGGACGACGGGTCTGCGGTGGCGACGGCTGCCGACTGGCCGGGAGCAACGGAGCTCACCGTCACCGAGGGCGGTCCGCTGTTCTGCCGGACCCGCCCCGAACTCGCCGCCGCTGTCGTGGCAGCCCGACTGACTGCGGTGGCGCGCCGATGA
- a CDS encoding lyase family protein, with protein sequence MNTPLTGRIDGSPRAVLDEQILRPQFAHEAARLLPHYIAAERALVDEYHRMGVLSETDCADLHAALVALGAAGISPDAAANFSDVAFAIETGVNSRLGRTVAGWHVDRSRNDLQATAQRMYARERIDAISASVAGLAAVTLDRAQEYLTDPLPGQTHLQAAQVISPAFFLSALAEELLDTLDTLAAARDLVDRCPLGAGAMAGGDLPWDRRKLATALGFARPARHALGAVASRHWVLALTAALSNFGVTLSRFTTDLMGWGSGPVGYLWLPDDLAGISSAMPQKRNYPVLERIRGRTAHLTACYLDAALGQRNTTYTNLVEVSKEASALLPTALDAAGSVLALATTVISSFRLDTERAAADAGAEFLGAFSLANRLTLDHGIGWREAQVISGRYVVAALEQGVAPGRAGVTLLSDALTGAGHPLPHRILESLLDNAFDPVAALAAKVTEGGTSPVRVLELIQLIRRDLADRTAPRGGPS encoded by the coding sequence ATGAACACACCCCTCACCGGTCGGATCGACGGCTCTCCGCGGGCCGTGCTCGACGAGCAGATCCTGCGCCCGCAGTTCGCCCACGAGGCCGCCCGACTGCTGCCGCACTACATCGCTGCAGAACGGGCCCTGGTCGACGAGTACCACCGGATGGGCGTCCTGTCGGAGACCGACTGCGCCGACCTGCACGCCGCGCTCGTCGCCCTCGGCGCCGCGGGAATCTCCCCGGACGCAGCGGCCAACTTCTCCGACGTCGCCTTCGCGATCGAGACCGGAGTGAACAGCCGACTCGGTCGGACGGTCGCGGGATGGCATGTCGACCGCAGTCGGAACGATCTGCAGGCCACCGCCCAACGGATGTATGCCCGGGAGCGCATCGACGCGATCAGCGCATCGGTGGCGGGGTTGGCTGCCGTCACCCTCGACCGGGCGCAGGAGTACCTCACCGATCCGCTGCCCGGGCAGACGCACCTGCAGGCGGCACAGGTGATATCCCCCGCTTTCTTCCTCAGTGCGCTGGCCGAGGAACTGCTGGACACACTGGACACACTGGCAGCGGCCCGAGACCTCGTGGACCGCTGTCCGCTCGGCGCCGGCGCGATGGCCGGCGGCGACCTGCCCTGGGACCGCCGGAAGCTCGCCACAGCACTGGGTTTCGCCCGTCCCGCCCGGCATGCGCTCGGCGCGGTGGCTTCCCGCCACTGGGTGCTGGCGCTCACCGCTGCGCTGTCGAACTTCGGTGTGACACTGTCCCGCTTCACCACCGACCTGATGGGCTGGGGTTCCGGTCCGGTCGGCTACCTGTGGCTGCCCGACGACCTGGCCGGCATCTCGTCGGCCATGCCGCAGAAGCGGAACTACCCGGTGCTGGAACGCATCCGCGGCCGAACGGCGCACCTCACGGCCTGCTATCTCGATGCCGCGCTGGGCCAGCGGAACACCACCTACACGAACCTGGTCGAGGTCTCCAAGGAGGCCTCAGCGCTGCTGCCGACCGCCCTCGATGCGGCCGGGTCCGTGCTCGCACTTGCCACGACGGTCATCTCGTCCTTCCGGCTCGACACCGAGCGGGCCGCTGCCGACGCCGGCGCCGAGTTCCTCGGAGCGTTCTCATTGGCGAACCGGCTCACCCTGGATCACGGGATCGGCTGGCGGGAGGCCCAGGTGATCAGTGGCCGGTACGTCGTCGCGGCACTCGAGCAGGGGGTTGCCCCCGGCCGGGCAGGGGTGACCCTGCTCTCCGACGCACTCACGGGCGCCGGCCATCCACTGCCGCACCGCATCCTGGAATCGCTGCTGGACAACGCTTTCGACCCGGTGGCCGCATTGGCGGCCAAGGTCACCGAGGGCGGCACGTCACCCGTCAGGGTGCTCGAGCTGATCCAGTTGATCCGCCGGGATCTTGCCGACCGCACGGCTCCCCGCGGTGGTCCGTCATGA